The proteins below come from a single Halomonas binhaiensis genomic window:
- a CDS encoding sigma-54 interaction domain-containing protein has translation MGAYIEDLILQTIIDTAHDHFFIVEASGRIRDVSPGAAAVYGMSREALCQTTVQRLEAEGVLRPSVTMEVFRTGQAAQLVQQTSTGRTVIAQAHPVFDGDRLVAVVSRSMDLTDLQLLQQEYALLQQRFSDHVKLGHGLGQDAEDLEAALGDLEAHSPVMREIASLLCRVASTDATVLMQGESGVGKTVFARLLHRWSPRAEGPFIDVNCAAIPESLFESEMFGYRQGAFSGAAPGGRVGLIEQAAGGTLFLDEIGELPLSVQTKLLKAIQDGSITRLGDTESRRVDFRLVVATNQDLAQSVELGQFRLDLYYRLNVIPVTLPPLRERREEVPALVERQLGRLNQRYGRDKILDRDVWQVLMGHDWPGNVRELENVLERAWLSSDDVIHARTLNVESQRNTADGGVPKQADMGSVGASLAEHEGLKEALARTEYRILAELCQQLPSTYAIAERLGISQPSVVRKLKQHGLEIRGNR, from the coding sequence ATGGGCGCTTATATAGAAGACCTCATCCTCCAGACGATCATTGATACCGCGCATGACCACTTCTTCATTGTTGAGGCCAGTGGCCGTATTCGTGACGTCAGCCCTGGAGCGGCTGCCGTGTATGGCATGTCGCGGGAGGCGTTATGCCAGACCACCGTTCAGCGTCTTGAGGCGGAAGGTGTACTGCGGCCTTCCGTCACGATGGAAGTCTTCCGAACCGGGCAGGCTGCCCAACTGGTGCAGCAGACCAGTACCGGGCGAACGGTGATTGCCCAGGCACATCCCGTCTTTGATGGCGATAGGCTGGTCGCTGTCGTCAGCCGTTCCATGGACCTGACCGACCTGCAATTGCTGCAGCAGGAATATGCCTTGCTGCAGCAGCGCTTCAGTGATCACGTCAAGCTAGGCCATGGTCTTGGGCAGGATGCCGAAGATCTTGAAGCGGCCCTGGGGGACCTGGAAGCTCATAGTCCTGTCATGCGCGAGATAGCCAGCTTACTGTGTCGTGTGGCATCTACCGATGCCACGGTGTTGATGCAGGGCGAATCCGGTGTCGGCAAGACGGTCTTCGCGCGCTTGCTGCACCGTTGGAGCCCTCGTGCCGAGGGGCCATTCATCGACGTGAACTGTGCCGCGATTCCTGAAAGCCTGTTCGAGTCGGAAATGTTCGGTTATCGCCAGGGAGCCTTTTCGGGGGCGGCACCTGGTGGACGCGTGGGACTGATCGAGCAGGCGGCAGGAGGGACCCTGTTTCTGGATGAGATCGGTGAGCTGCCGCTGTCAGTGCAGACCAAGCTGCTCAAGGCCATTCAGGATGGGAGCATCACACGTCTGGGCGATACGGAATCCCGTCGCGTCGACTTTCGCCTGGTCGTGGCCACTAATCAGGATCTGGCTCAAAGTGTCGAGCTGGGGCAATTCCGTCTTGACCTCTATTACCGGCTCAATGTCATACCTGTCACCCTGCCGCCCCTGCGTGAGCGACGCGAGGAAGTGCCTGCCCTGGTCGAACGACAACTGGGGCGGCTCAACCAGCGTTATGGGCGTGACAAGATACTCGATCGTGACGTGTGGCAAGTGCTGATGGGGCATGACTGGCCGGGAAATGTGCGCGAACTGGAGAATGTGCTGGAGCGGGCCTGGCTATCCAGTGACGACGTGATTCACGCGCGCACCTTGAACGTCGAGAGCCAGAGGAATACCGCTGATGGGGGTGTGCCGAAGCAAGCCGATATGGGGTCTGTCGGGGCTAGTCTGGCGGAACATGAAGGGCTCAAGGAGGCCCTGGCACGCACTGAATACCGCATTCTTGCCGAGCTTTGCCAGCAGTTGCCCTCCACTTACGCGATCGCTGAGCGCCTTGGCATCAGCCAGCCCAGTGTCGTGCGCAAGCTCAAGCAACATGGCCTGGAAATTCGGGGGAATCGCTGA
- a CDS encoding YfcC family protein translates to MSAQDQVLNERKRKKWYQAVPDPMVLIFLILLATYALTFLIPAGAFERVMLDGRTRVVPDSFHYLNDVAAISPFDIFVAIPKGLNEASLYLFIVFIAGGLFHMLQRTGALENAIGVAVHRAGVERRNLIITVGTFIYGFFGVAVGFENNIALVPIAVLIASAVGCSSLVGTTMAVGGIGVGFALSPINPYTVGVAQGIAELPTFSGAWLRVLLVVSALALLSFYICRFVTRMDFEEPANAEAMSKSLDEYHLSGRDKLTLVVFGGGLVAMLVGVFTQGWYINEIAGMFLLIAILIGIVNGLSANDIVKQMMEGASSVTAGALVIGLAASIQVILKEAQIIDTIVYALSGLIQGIPASLSAIMASVVQGVINLFVPSGSGQALVTMPILIPVADLVGMSRQLMITAFQIGDGLTNLIVPTSGGTLAMLALGRVSYEKWLKAILPFMVLVYLLAWVGLFIGHLAGY, encoded by the coding sequence ATGAGCGCACAAGACCAAGTATTGAACGAGCGCAAGCGCAAGAAGTGGTACCAGGCAGTACCAGATCCCATGGTGCTGATTTTTCTGATCCTGCTTGCCACTTATGCGCTGACCTTCCTGATTCCGGCAGGAGCATTTGAACGGGTCATGCTGGATGGGCGCACCCGTGTGGTGCCGGACTCTTTCCACTATCTCAATGATGTCGCAGCAATTTCGCCTTTCGACATTTTTGTCGCGATTCCCAAGGGACTGAACGAAGCCTCGCTCTACCTGTTCATCGTGTTTATTGCCGGTGGCCTGTTTCATATGCTGCAAAGGACAGGCGCACTGGAAAATGCCATCGGGGTAGCAGTGCATCGCGCAGGTGTCGAGCGCCGCAACCTGATCATCACGGTGGGCACCTTCATCTATGGCTTCTTTGGCGTGGCCGTCGGCTTCGAGAACAATATTGCCCTGGTGCCGATTGCCGTGCTGATTGCGAGCGCCGTGGGCTGCTCCAGTCTGGTGGGTACCACGATGGCGGTAGGAGGCATCGGTGTCGGCTTTGCTCTGTCACCGATCAACCCCTATACCGTAGGTGTGGCACAGGGCATTGCCGAGCTGCCGACTTTTTCAGGCGCCTGGTTGCGGGTTCTGCTCGTGGTGTCGGCGTTGGCCCTGCTGTCTTTCTATATCTGTCGCTTTGTCACCCGAATGGACTTCGAGGAACCGGCCAACGCTGAGGCCATGAGCAAGTCGCTGGATGAATATCATCTTTCCGGGCGAGACAAGCTGACGCTTGTTGTCTTCGGTGGTGGCCTGGTTGCGATGCTGGTAGGGGTCTTCACCCAAGGGTGGTACATCAATGAGATCGCTGGCATGTTCCTGCTGATCGCCATCCTGATCGGGATCGTCAATGGCTTGTCCGCCAATGACATCGTCAAACAGATGATGGAAGGAGCTTCCAGCGTAACAGCGGGAGCGTTGGTGATTGGCCTGGCGGCTTCGATTCAGGTCATCCTCAAGGAAGCTCAGATCATTGACACCATCGTTTATGCGTTGAGTGGCCTGATCCAGGGAATTCCTGCTTCGCTGTCGGCCATCATGGCCAGTGTGGTCCAGGGCGTGATCAACCTGTTCGTACCGTCGGGCTCTGGCCAGGCACTTGTCACTATGCCGATCCTGATCCCTGTTGCGGATCTTGTCGGAATGAGCCGCCAGTTGATGATCACTGCCTTCCAGATCGGTGATGGGTTGACCAATCTGATCGTTCCCACCTCTGGTGGTACGCTGGCCATGCTGGCGTTGGGCAGGGTGTCCTACGAGAAGTGGTTGAAGGCGATCTTGCCGTTCATGGTATTGGTTTACCTGCTGGCCTGGGTGGGACTTTTCATTGGCCACCTGGCCGGGTATTGA
- a CDS encoding DUF1028 domain-containing protein, with the protein MATWPGIDAMTLSLVHVHPSSGTVAALTATGGVAVGGYVHHVWRGLGACVTQGLATNPWYPEGIQRALADGHGAGEALSGVVREDDGASRRQCLVMDGQGQAAAHHGMDNVAAVAACLRPTVAAAGNMLADAAVVDVMVDAFAMQTCHNPEAVRLGASPPDYRENYASNLPEVLIHVLDMALEAGGDKRGVRSCALRIESFSAAPIDLRVDWCEGDLVAELRGLVRRVRAPEFSTFLASLPTR; encoded by the coding sequence TTGGCCACCTGGCCGGGTATTGATGCCATGACCCTGTCATTGGTGCATGTTCATCCGAGTAGCGGGACAGTCGCTGCACTGACTGCCACTGGCGGTGTCGCTGTGGGTGGGTATGTCCATCATGTCTGGCGTGGGCTGGGCGCCTGCGTGACCCAGGGGTTGGCGACCAACCCCTGGTATCCCGAAGGCATTCAACGTGCTTTGGCTGACGGCCATGGGGCCGGTGAGGCACTGAGTGGTGTGGTTCGGGAAGATGATGGAGCTTCGCGACGGCAGTGCCTGGTGATGGATGGACAAGGCCAGGCTGCGGCACACCACGGAATGGACAATGTCGCCGCCGTTGCCGCCTGCCTGCGTCCGACAGTCGCTGCAGCAGGCAACATGCTGGCAGATGCTGCGGTCGTCGATGTCATGGTCGACGCTTTTGCCATGCAGACATGCCACAACCCCGAGGCAGTGCGCCTGGGCGCCTCTCCTCCCGATTACCGCGAAAATTACGCATCTAACCTGCCAGAAGTGCTGATCCATGTTCTGGATATGGCGCTTGAGGCAGGTGGAGACAAACGTGGTGTTCGTTCCTGTGCTCTGCGCATCGAGTCCTTCTCGGCGGCTCCCATCGATCTGCGTGTGGATTGGTGTGAGGGCGACCTTGTCGCTGAGTTGAGGGGCTTGGTGCGGCGTGTTCGTGCGCCGGAGTTCTCTACTTTCCTGGCTTCTTTGCCGACGCGTTGA
- a CDS encoding allantoate amidohydrolase, whose amino-acid sequence MTIVTTDLGHTLLQRLDEAAQHSEPGPGVTRLFCSEQHRGVCDVISGWMRRAGLTPELDASGNLVGRCARAKAGEKTLIMGSHQDTVVEGGKYDGMLGVALPLLALEALQEAGVTLPYGVEVVAFGDEEGTRFQSTLIGSRALAGTFDASSLEAKDADGISLAKALQDFGGEPENIPALARQPDSVLGFVEVHIEQGPVLERRDHALGIVTALTGIERHRLTVSGKAGHAGTTPMPGRRDALVGAAEMILEADSVLNATEDFVGVVGKLDVRPNAVNVIPSEVTFTLELRSPRAEVRAQGRDAILAACRRLAAARELEVSIEQTYSAEAVDCAPWLIEALGDACRASGQPAEPLFSGAGHDGLAMCDLTDIGMLFVRCRDGLSHHPGEAINAADGEAATRALMQFLADLPSRVEISS is encoded by the coding sequence ATGACGATAGTAACGACTGACCTGGGGCATACCTTGCTGCAACGGCTGGATGAGGCTGCTCAGCATTCTGAGCCGGGCCCAGGAGTGACTCGGCTATTCTGTTCCGAGCAGCATCGCGGTGTCTGTGACGTCATTTCCGGTTGGATGCGCAGGGCTGGCCTGACACCTGAGCTGGATGCCTCGGGCAATCTGGTTGGGCGCTGTGCTCGCGCTAAGGCGGGTGAGAAAACGCTGATCATGGGGTCGCATCAGGATACCGTGGTGGAAGGGGGTAAATACGACGGTATGCTGGGTGTTGCTCTACCGTTGCTGGCGCTTGAAGCATTGCAGGAAGCCGGAGTGACACTACCTTATGGCGTCGAAGTCGTGGCGTTCGGTGACGAAGAAGGTACCCGTTTCCAATCGACCTTGATCGGTAGCCGTGCTTTGGCCGGTACCTTCGATGCTTCGAGCCTCGAGGCCAAGGATGCTGATGGCATCAGCCTGGCTAAGGCGTTGCAGGACTTCGGCGGTGAACCAGAGAACATCCCTGCACTGGCACGCCAGCCGGATTCAGTGTTGGGCTTTGTCGAAGTACACATCGAGCAAGGGCCGGTGCTCGAGCGTCGAGATCATGCCCTGGGGATTGTCACCGCACTGACCGGCATTGAGCGCCACCGCCTGACCGTTTCAGGAAAGGCTGGCCATGCGGGAACGACGCCGATGCCTGGGCGCCGTGATGCGCTGGTCGGGGCCGCCGAGATGATCCTGGAAGCGGATAGTGTGCTGAATGCCACCGAGGATTTCGTTGGTGTGGTAGGTAAGCTCGATGTCCGCCCCAATGCGGTCAACGTGATTCCCTCCGAGGTAACCTTCACCCTGGAGCTGCGCTCTCCCCGGGCGGAAGTGCGTGCACAAGGGCGTGATGCCATTCTGGCAGCTTGTCGTCGACTTGCTGCGGCTCGGGAGCTGGAGGTGAGCATTGAGCAGACGTATTCGGCAGAAGCCGTGGACTGCGCTCCCTGGCTGATAGAGGCCCTGGGAGATGCCTGCAGGGCCAGTGGCCAGCCGGCTGAGCCGTTGTTCAGTGGCGCTGGCCATGATGGCCTGGCGATGTGTGACCTGACGGATATTGGCATGTTGTTCGTGCGTTGCCGGGATGGGCTCAGTCATCACCCCGGTGAAGCGATCAATGCGGCAGATGGGGAGGCGGCCACCCGAGCGTTGATGCAGTTTCTTGCCGACCTCCCATCGCGGGTGGAGATTTCCTCTTAG
- a CDS encoding FadR/GntR family transcriptional regulator, producing MAKTAARRRPYQLAEVIKGWIVDRQLSPGDRLPGEAELMEMLGASKGTIRESTRVLEAQGLVETRTGPGGGVFVREMSETRAISLLSHYLYFKDLSIHDIYQIRLALEPELAASLAGQVSAEDLTRLRASLHSYAEPAQNLDAERQQHIDSLAFHEELAQLSGGNPLLVFIIRFTAQILADLTVYRRLYEPGDHHLGPAGCQYHAQVLDAIEDGDADRARQLMREHLLDAQAVMNDNEVQVKRGFLSEK from the coding sequence ATGGCCAAAACAGCAGCACGCAGGCGTCCCTACCAATTGGCAGAGGTCATCAAGGGCTGGATCGTCGATCGCCAGCTCAGCCCTGGCGACCGTCTACCCGGCGAAGCCGAATTGATGGAGATGTTGGGGGCATCCAAGGGCACGATCCGCGAAAGTACACGGGTTCTCGAGGCTCAAGGTCTGGTCGAAACCCGCACGGGACCCGGCGGGGGAGTCTTTGTACGAGAAATGAGCGAGACCCGAGCCATTTCCCTGCTCAGCCATTATCTGTATTTCAAGGATCTCTCGATTCACGACATCTATCAGATCCGCCTGGCGCTGGAGCCAGAATTGGCAGCATCACTTGCCGGCCAAGTCAGTGCCGAGGACCTCACCCGCCTGCGGGCCAGCCTTCACAGCTATGCGGAGCCAGCCCAGAATCTTGACGCAGAGCGCCAACAGCACATTGACTCCCTGGCCTTTCACGAGGAACTGGCCCAGCTTTCGGGCGGCAATCCTCTGCTGGTCTTCATCATCCGTTTCACCGCCCAGATACTGGCCGACCTGACCGTTTATCGCCGTCTCTACGAACCAGGAGATCACCACCTGGGGCCGGCCGGCTGCCAGTACCATGCCCAGGTTCTGGATGCCATCGAGGACGGCGATGCTGACCGGGCCCGCCAGTTGATGCGCGAGCACCTCCTCGATGCTCAGGCGGTGATGAATGACAACGAAGTTCAGGTAAAACGCGGCTTTCTCAGCGAGAAATAA